A single genomic interval of Vicia villosa cultivar HV-30 ecotype Madison, WI unplaced genomic scaffold, Vvil1.0 ctg.000060F_1_1, whole genome shotgun sequence harbors:
- the LOC131623299 gene encoding uncharacterized protein LOC131623299 yields the protein MSTTGKRLYWRTITTDWERDACGRQGPWQAAAWILQYLLYIIGWEEVPTYTEVMPLSSRFFPRQGNQHPDPYKRDLDRMVAEDIKYVCYAAHREMVKFDEIALYSVWLATNSTIVVCYLPERVMRQFGFEQTIPRDPTASAPISMTRMQLEEVFADWEQHVVHEEARAMPPDHDWSCVEGYISWYYKVSHPTCLQPESSQAFGGPV from the exons atgagtacaactgggaAGCGGCTGTATTGGCGTACAATTACTACAGACTGGGAGAGGGATGCATGTGGAAGGCAAGGACCGTGGCAGGCAGCT GCTTGGATACTACAGTACCTCCTTTACATTATTGGTTGGGAAGAGGTGCCCACCTACACAGAGGTCATGCCTCTTTCCAGTCGTTTCTTCCCCCGCCAAGGGAACCAGCATCCAGATCCATACAAGCGCGATCTTGACCGCATGGTCGCCGAGGACATCAAGTATGTCTGCTATGCTGCGCATCGGGAGATGGTTAAGTTTGACGAGATAGCTCTGTACTCCGTATGGTTGGCCACCAACTCGACCATTGTTGTATGCTATCTTCCGGAGCGCGtcatgcggcagtttggatttGAGCAGACGATACCTCGCGATCCTACTGCCTCAGCTCCTATCTCCATGACCCGCATGCAGTTGGAGGAGGTATTCGCAGATTGGGAGCAACATGTGGTCCATGAGGAGGCACGGGCGATGCCACCAGATCATGATTGGAGCTGTGTCGAGGGATACATCTCCTGGTACTACAAAGTCTCACACCCTACATGCTTACAGCCAGAGTCGTCTCAAGcttttggaggccctgtgtag